A genomic window from Nitrospirota bacterium includes:
- a CDS encoding CTP synthase — translation MTKYLFITGGVVSSLGKGLASASIGNLLESRGLKVAFLKLDPYINVDPGTMNPYQHGEVFVTEDGTETDLDLGHYERFTTVTTGRQNNYTTGRIYYNVIQKERRGDYLGGTVQVVPHITDEIKRSITALGDGVDVVIVEIGGTVGDIESLPFLEAIRQFPFDVGRENVVYVHLTLIPYVAASGELKTKPTQHSVNKLREIGIQPHILLCRTERPLPDELKAKIALFCSVDRDAVIAARDVETIYDVPLVFHQQGLDELIARHLHLPSRPANLAAWEQLVERIKHPHASVKIALIGKYLGLKDSYKSLSEALHHGGFAHTARVDIQWIDAESVVTDGPEPLLADIDGILVAPGFGNRGIEGKIEAIRYARERGVPFLGICLGMQCAVIEYGRHALGLAGANSTEFEASPDPVIDLMPDQHAVAAKGGSMRLGAYPCRVRKGSRAFAAYDREEVTERHRHRYEFNNAYRDRFERAGMLFSGINPQRDLVEIVELPAHPWFVGVQFHPEFRSRPIAPHPLFAAFIGAALARRETSGQRGSAGSGR, via the coding sequence ATGACCAAATATCTATTCATCACGGGTGGGGTGGTGTCGTCGTTGGGCAAGGGCTTGGCGTCCGCCTCGATCGGCAACCTGCTCGAAAGCCGCGGGTTGAAGGTCGCGTTTCTCAAACTGGATCCGTACATCAACGTCGATCCCGGCACCATGAATCCGTACCAACACGGCGAGGTCTTCGTCACCGAAGACGGGACGGAGACGGACCTCGATCTTGGGCACTACGAACGTTTCACCACGGTGACCACCGGTCGGCAGAACAACTACACCACCGGCCGGATCTACTACAACGTCATCCAAAAGGAGCGGCGGGGCGACTACCTGGGAGGAACCGTGCAGGTGGTGCCGCACATCACCGACGAGATCAAACGCTCCATCACCGCGTTGGGTGACGGCGTGGACGTGGTCATCGTCGAGATCGGCGGGACGGTGGGCGACATCGAGAGCCTTCCGTTCTTGGAGGCGATCCGCCAGTTTCCCTTTGACGTGGGCCGGGAAAACGTGGTCTACGTGCATTTGACCCTCATTCCCTACGTCGCGGCGTCGGGCGAACTCAAGACCAAGCCCACCCAACACAGCGTCAACAAGTTGCGAGAGATCGGTATCCAGCCGCACATCCTGCTCTGTCGCACGGAACGCCCCTTGCCGGACGAGTTGAAGGCCAAGATCGCCTTGTTCTGCAGCGTGGATCGCGACGCGGTGATCGCCGCGCGCGACGTCGAAACGATTTACGACGTGCCGCTGGTCTTTCACCAGCAAGGGCTCGACGAGTTGATCGCCCGCCATCTGCATCTTCCTTCGCGGCCCGCGAATCTCGCCGCGTGGGAGCAACTGGTCGAACGGATCAAACATCCGCACGCCTCGGTGAAGATCGCCCTGATCGGCAAGTACCTCGGCCTCAAGGATTCCTACAAAAGCCTGTCCGAGGCGCTGCACCACGGCGGGTTCGCCCACACCGCGCGGGTAGACATTCAATGGATCGACGCGGAAAGCGTGGTCACCGACGGTCCCGAGCCGCTCCTCGCCGACATCGACGGGATTCTGGTCGCCCCAGGATTCGGAAACCGGGGGATCGAAGGCAAAATCGAGGCGATCCGGTACGCGCGGGAGCGGGGGGTGCCGTTCCTCGGAATTTGTCTGGGCATGCAGTGTGCGGTCATCGAGTACGGGCGGCACGCCCTGGGACTCGCCGGGGCCAACAGCACGGAGTTCGAAGCCTCACCCGACCCCGTCATCGATCTGATGCCTGATCAACACGCCGTGGCGGCAAAGGGCGGCTCCATGCGGTTGGGCGCCTATCCGTGTCGCGTCCGCAAAGGCAGCCGTGCGTTTGCGGCGTACGACCGTGAAGAGGTCACGGAGCGCCATCGGCACCGGTACGAGTTCAACAACGCCTACCGCGATCGCTTCGAGCGCGCGGGCATGTTGTTCAGCGGGATCAACCCGCAACGCGACTTGGTGGAGATCGTGGAGCTGCCGGCGCACCCGTGGTTCGTGGGCGTGCAATTTCACCCGGAGTTCCGATCGCGGCCCATCGCGCCTCACCCGTTGTTCGCGGCCTTCATCGGAGCCGCGCTCGCCCGCCGGGAAACCTCCGGCCAGCGTGGCTCCGCGGGGAGCGGGCGGTGA
- the kdsA gene encoding 3-deoxy-8-phosphooctulonate synthase: MTPRVVGVRHLRLGSDGPLFVIAGPCVVENESLCLTVAERVQHITSKLGLPFIFKSSYDKANRTSIASFRGLGMDEGLRILERVRDTIGVPVLSDVHGVDDVRAAANVLDVLQIPAFLCRQTDLLVAAGHTGKTVNVKKGQFLAPWDMRHAVEKIASTGNHKILLTERGASFGYNNLVSDFRSLPIMRQWGYPVVFDATHSVQLPGGAGNASTGQREFVAPLARAAVAVGCDGLFMEVHPDPDHAPSDGPNMVPLDQLEDLLGQLVRIREAVGSGRPIPTNG; this comes from the coding sequence GTGACGCCCCGCGTCGTCGGGGTCCGCCACCTGCGCCTGGGTTCCGACGGTCCGTTGTTCGTGATCGCCGGCCCCTGCGTCGTGGAGAACGAATCGCTGTGTTTGACCGTGGCCGAACGCGTGCAGCACATCACGTCCAAGCTCGGGCTACCCTTCATCTTCAAGTCCTCGTATGACAAAGCCAACCGGACGTCGATCGCCTCGTTCCGTGGTCTGGGCATGGACGAAGGGCTCCGGATTCTCGAACGCGTGCGGGACACGATCGGGGTGCCGGTGTTGTCGGACGTTCACGGCGTGGACGACGTGCGAGCCGCCGCGAACGTCTTGGACGTCCTGCAGATTCCCGCGTTTCTCTGCCGCCAAACCGACCTCCTGGTGGCCGCGGGTCACACCGGGAAGACCGTCAACGTGAAGAAAGGCCAGTTCCTGGCGCCCTGGGACATGCGGCACGCGGTCGAGAAGATCGCCTCCACCGGCAACCACAAGATTCTGCTCACCGAACGCGGGGCGAGCTTCGGGTACAATAACCTGGTCTCTGACTTTCGCAGCCTGCCCATCATGCGCCAATGGGGCTATCCGGTGGTGTTCGACGCCACACACAGCGTGCAGTTGCCGGGCGGAGCCGGCAACGCGTCGACCGGCCAGCGCGAGTTCGTGGCGCCGCTGGCGCGGGCGGCCGTGGCCGTGGGCTGCGACGGCCTGTTCATGGAAGTCCATCCGGACCCCGATCACGCGCCGTCCGACGGACCCAATATGGTGCCGCTGGATCAACTGGAAGACCTGCTCGGTCAGCTGGTCCGCATTCGCGAAGCCGTCGGGTCGGGCCGCCCGATCCCGACCAACGGGTGA
- a CDS encoding KpsF/GutQ family sugar-phosphate isomerase, producing the protein MILARGRQVLEIEAKAILSLMDRLDERFERAVRVLHDCRGRIIVTGMGKSGLIGRKIAATLASIGAPSAFLHPAEGIHGDLGMLSRGDAVVALSNSGETDELLAIIPAIKRLDLPLIGLTGNARSSLAKASDVVLDVSVAEEACPLALAPTSSTTAALALGDALAMALLEHRGVRPEDFARYHPGGALGRRLLLTVEQLMHRDEHVPKVGPGTLLRDVIYEISSKKLGMTTVVDPSGRLLGVVTDGDLRRVLEQGGDNLLARTASTVMTARPKTILASALAAEGLAQMERFAITALVVADADGRVEGVVHLHDLLKAGIA; encoded by the coding sequence ATGATCCTCGCCAGGGGCCGGCAGGTTCTCGAAATCGAAGCCAAGGCGATCCTGTCCCTGATGGACCGCCTCGATGAGCGCTTCGAGCGGGCCGTCCGCGTTCTGCACGACTGCCGCGGCCGGATCATCGTGACCGGCATGGGCAAATCAGGCCTCATCGGCCGCAAGATCGCGGCGACGCTCGCCAGTATCGGTGCGCCGTCCGCGTTCCTGCACCCCGCCGAAGGAATCCATGGGGACCTGGGAATGCTCTCGCGCGGCGACGCGGTCGTGGCCCTGTCCAACAGCGGCGAGACCGACGAACTGCTGGCCATCATCCCCGCGATCAAACGACTGGATCTGCCCTTGATCGGTCTGACCGGCAACGCGCGTTCGTCGCTGGCCAAAGCGAGCGACGTGGTGTTGGACGTGAGCGTGGCCGAGGAAGCCTGTCCGCTCGCCCTCGCGCCCACGTCGAGTACGACCGCCGCGTTGGCGCTCGGCGACGCCCTGGCCATGGCGCTGCTCGAACACCGCGGGGTCCGGCCGGAGGACTTTGCCCGATACCATCCAGGCGGCGCCCTGGGCCGGCGCCTGCTGCTGACGGTCGAGCAACTGATGCACCGGGACGAGCACGTCCCGAAAGTCGGTCCGGGGACGTTGTTGCGGGACGTGATCTACGAGATCAGCTCCAAAAAGCTCGGAATGACCACGGTGGTGGACCCCTCCGGCCGCTTGCTCGGGGTGGTCACCGACGGAGACCTGCGCCGGGTCCTGGAGCAGGGAGGGGACAATCTCCTCGCGCGAACCGCGAGCACGGTGATGACGGCTCGCCCCAAAACGATTCTCGCGTCGGCCCTGGCTGCGGAGGGGTTGGCGCAGATGGAACGATTCGCGATCACCGCTCTCGTGGTGGCAGACGCCGATGGCCGGGTGGAAGGCGTCGTCCACCTGCACGACCTCCTCAAGGCCGGCATCGCCTGA
- a CDS encoding HAD-IIIA family hydrolase, producing the protein MAAAPSGRIIARAKGVAFLLLDVDGVLTDGLVTFTSEGHEVKSFHIHDGHGIKQLVRAGVDVGILSGRHSPIVERRATELGILEVHQGAEDKLKVYEKLLARRRLRDQDVAYIGDDVPDLHIMKRVGFAVAVRNGHDAVKRSAHYTTSRRGGDGAVREVCDLLLRAKGIRAP; encoded by the coding sequence ATGGCTGCCGCTCCGTCGGGCCGGATCATCGCCAGAGCCAAGGGCGTGGCGTTTCTGCTCCTGGATGTCGACGGGGTACTCACCGATGGGCTCGTCACCTTCACCAGCGAAGGACACGAAGTGAAGTCGTTTCACATCCATGACGGCCACGGGATCAAACAACTCGTCCGCGCGGGCGTCGACGTCGGAATTCTGAGCGGTCGGCATTCGCCGATCGTCGAGCGTCGCGCGACGGAGCTCGGGATCCTCGAGGTTCACCAAGGAGCGGAGGATAAACTCAAGGTCTACGAAAAGTTGCTCGCGCGTCGGCGGTTGCGCGATCAGGACGTCGCGTACATCGGAGACGACGTTCCGGATCTCCACATCATGAAACGGGTCGGGTTTGCCGTGGCGGTCCGCAACGGACACGACGCGGTCAAGCGATCGGCCCACTACACCACCAGCCGGCGAGGCGGGGACGGGGCGGTGCGCGAAGTGTGCGATCTCCTCCTCCGCGCCAAGGGGATTCGCGCCCCATGA
- a CDS encoding lysophospholipid acyltransferase family protein — MTMRQRVLRRSIVWGVAAAGMIAALIPWRLGVAVGTRLGAWAWRMLPSARRLAMENLTAAFPHLTERDRAAIGRAAMINLGRSAMEMLMLFRRRRTRIEEWCAIEDESRLRDALAGGRGVVFVTGHTGNWELLAALVARRGYPATVVATPVYDPRLDDLLIAARAAQGVETIARGSASAARQLLSALRRNAFLGMLIDQDTDVDGAFVPFFGRPAYTPTGAAALALRTGAAVVCGFLVREGAVRHRLVVEGPIALIRTGDHERDVVENTALFTSLIERHIRSFPDQWVWFHRRWKRRPAAVPPNEATAPNSHTAWASSA, encoded by the coding sequence ATGACCATGCGGCAACGCGTTCTTCGGCGAAGCATCGTCTGGGGCGTGGCGGCGGCTGGCATGATCGCGGCGTTGATTCCGTGGCGGCTCGGCGTCGCCGTTGGGACGAGACTCGGTGCCTGGGCGTGGCGGATGCTCCCATCCGCGCGCCGCCTGGCGATGGAGAACTTGACCGCGGCGTTTCCGCACTTGACCGAGCGAGACCGTGCCGCCATCGGTCGGGCCGCCATGATCAACCTCGGCCGTTCGGCCATGGAGATGCTGATGTTGTTCAGGCGTCGGCGGACCCGGATCGAAGAGTGGTGCGCGATCGAGGACGAATCCCGGCTTCGCGACGCGCTCGCCGGCGGGCGGGGCGTGGTGTTCGTCACCGGCCACACCGGAAATTGGGAACTGCTGGCCGCACTGGTCGCCCGGCGGGGTTATCCCGCCACCGTGGTGGCGACGCCGGTCTACGACCCTCGGCTGGACGATCTGCTGATCGCAGCCCGGGCCGCGCAGGGGGTGGAAACCATCGCCCGCGGCAGCGCTTCAGCCGCCCGTCAACTATTGTCCGCCCTGCGGCGCAACGCCTTCTTGGGCATGTTGATCGACCAGGATACTGACGTGGATGGGGCGTTCGTCCCGTTTTTCGGCCGGCCGGCCTACACACCGACCGGAGCCGCTGCGCTGGCGCTCCGAACCGGCGCCGCGGTCGTGTGCGGATTTCTGGTGCGGGAGGGTGCGGTCCGTCATCGGCTGGTGGTGGAGGGCCCGATCGCCTTAATTCGAACCGGCGACCACGAACGCGACGTGGTGGAAAACACCGCGTTGTTTACCAGCCTCATCGAACGACACATTCGTTCTTTTCCCGACCAGTGGGTGTGGTTCCATCGCCGCTGGAAGCGGCGGCCCGCAGCAGTGCCCCCGAACGAAGCCACCGCACCAAATTCGCACACCGCATGGGCCAGTTCGGCATGA
- the pgsA gene encoding CDP-diacylglycerol--glycerol-3-phosphate 3-phosphatidyltransferase yields the protein MSRREPALNLPNALTLSRLCLIPVFVALAALEDTPTIAAVTAAVFGLASLTDWLDGYMARRRQQITDLGKLLDPVADKLLVLAALVVLVEAGRAPGWLVILLLAREFAVTALRAVAAMGGQVIPAERLGKLKMGAQTAAILVLILEPALPAWSHPVGLALLIAATILALLSASQYALAYSRSFRPETAR from the coding sequence ATGAGCCGCCGGGAACCAGCGCTCAACCTGCCCAATGCATTGACGCTGTCTCGTCTCTGCCTGATCCCCGTGTTCGTGGCCCTGGCGGCGCTGGAAGATACGCCCACCATCGCCGCGGTGACGGCGGCGGTCTTTGGCCTGGCCTCGCTGACGGACTGGTTGGACGGATACATGGCCCGTCGAAGACAACAAATCACGGACCTCGGCAAGCTCCTCGATCCGGTTGCGGACAAGTTACTCGTGTTGGCGGCTCTGGTTGTCTTGGTGGAAGCCGGCCGTGCGCCGGGGTGGCTCGTGATTCTCTTGCTTGCCCGCGAGTTCGCCGTCACCGCGCTGCGGGCGGTCGCGGCTATGGGCGGGCAGGTGATCCCTGCGGAGCGCCTCGGCAAATTGAAGATGGGCGCTCAAACGGCGGCCATTCTCGTCCTCATCCTCGAACCAGCGCTTCCCGCCTGGAGTCATCCGGTGGGGCTCGCGCTCCTGATCGCGGCCACGATACTGGCCCTCCTGTCCGCCAGCCAATACGCCCTCGCGTACAGCCGGTCGTTCCGTCCCGAAACCGCCAGGTGA
- the plsY gene encoding glycerol-3-phosphate 1-O-acyltransferase PlsY codes for MTAQSPLVAGLAITLIAYIIGTIPFGVLVARWVGAADPRTRGSGNIGCTNVLRVAGRGAAAATLVLDAGKGLIAVWTAEFWIPDHTTPWTQVAGIAVVLGHTFPVWTRFRGGKGVATGIGALGGLSPLLALGAGVVWGTVLAWSRYVSLASVVAALVLPIAATLLRVPNVKTFSFIVAAVVVIRHRDNILRLAQGTESRLDGRAL; via the coding sequence GTGACCGCGCAGTCGCCGCTCGTGGCCGGCTTGGCGATTACGCTGATCGCGTATATCATTGGCACGATTCCCTTCGGCGTGCTCGTCGCTCGATGGGTCGGAGCCGCGGATCCACGGACGAGGGGAAGCGGGAACATCGGGTGCACGAACGTTCTGAGGGTCGCTGGAAGGGGCGCCGCGGCCGCCACCTTGGTTCTGGACGCAGGCAAAGGACTCATTGCGGTCTGGACGGCCGAGTTTTGGATACCGGACCACACGACACCGTGGACACAAGTCGCAGGAATCGCCGTTGTGCTCGGCCACACCTTCCCGGTCTGGACGCGTTTTCGGGGAGGCAAAGGGGTGGCCACCGGGATCGGTGCCCTGGGGGGCCTGTCACCGCTGCTCGCGCTCGGGGCGGGTGTGGTGTGGGGGACGGTGCTGGCCTGGTCTCGTTACGTGTCGCTCGCCAGCGTGGTGGCGGCGCTGGTCTTGCCGATCGCGGCCACCCTGCTCCGGGTCCCGAACGTCAAGACCTTCTCGTTTATCGTAGCGGCGGTGGTGGTGATCCGGCATCGCGACAACATCCTCCGGTTGGCGCAAGGGACCGAGTCCAGACTGGACGGCCGCGCACTCTGA